CAGACGGCTGCGCCGGCTTGCGCTGTGCTCGTGCACCATGCCACGCTTGCGCGGCTTGCCAACACCCACCCGAGGAGACTCACCCATGCTCAAGCTTTATGGCCAGTTCATGTCGCGCGCCCAGCGCTGTCTGTGGACGCTCGAAGAACTTGGCGTGCCCTACGAGCACGTCAAGACCAACCAGGGCGCCGGCGAGTCGCGCACGCCCGAGTTCCTCAAGATCAACCCCAACGGCCATGTGCCGGTGCTTCAGGATGGCGATTTCGTCCTCTGGGAGTCGATGGCGATTGCCCAGTACGTGGCCAAGAAATACGGCCAGGGCAGCCTGTGGCCGGCCAGCGTCGAGGACGAAGGGCGGGTTTTCCAGTGGGCGCTGTGGGCGTCGCTGGAAATGGAAATCTACGTCGTCAACTACCTGCGCCACGCCATGCTGTATCCGCCCGAAAAGCGCCGTCCGGAGCTGGCCAAGGAAGCCACCGACACGCTGCCGGCGCCGCTGCGTGTGCTCAACGACAGCCTGGCCGGCAAGGACTACCTGGTCGGCAATCGCTTCAGCGTCGCCGACATCAACGTCGCCACCGTGCTGCTGTTGGCCGACATCTACAAGCAGATCGGCGTCGATCAGTACCCGAACATCATCGCCTGGCTGAACCGCGTGGCGGCCCGTCCGGCCTGGCAGAAACTGCCGACCCTGAAGTGATTCCCAGCCCCCGGTGCCGCCGCCGGGCGGCATCGGGGGCAGCGTGACCTGATTCGGATCATGGGCACCTTGGGGCCGACCGCCTAGCCTTGTGCACCTCTGCGGGCGGCAGTTCCGCCTATCCCCGAGGAGACGTGCCATGGCTGAAAAATCCACCCAGGTCGAAGTCAGGAAAACCACCCCGGGGGCTGGCGTCGGCCAATCCCTGACCAGCCTGCGCGAGCGCTGGGATCACCTGTTCGATGATTTCTTCGCCGATTTTCCGCGCTGGCCTTCGCTGCGCCGGCCGCTGGACATCGAACCGCTGCGCCTGCTCACCGGCGGCGACCTGACACCGGCGGTGGACATCAAGGAACAGGACAACGGTTACCTGATCAGCGCCGAGTTGCCCGGCATGGACGAGAAGGACATCGCCGTCGAGGTGCAGGACGATCTGCTGACCGTGCGCGGCGAGAAGCGCGCCGAGCGGGAAGAAAAAGACAAGGGCTACCACCTGACCGAACGCAGCTACGGCAGCTTCACGCGCAGCTTTCGCCTGCCGCCGGATGCCGATGCCGGCCAGGCCAGCGCCAGCTTCAGCAAGGGTGTGCTCAGCATCAGCGTGCCCAAGAGCGCCGAGGCGCACAGCAAGGTGAAGAAAATCGACGTCAAGGCGTCCTGAAGCGGCGGGGCGGGTGGCGACCGGACACGCTGCCACCCGCCCACAGCCCGGCGCCCGGTGGCGGCGAATGCTGGACGCACTGGTCGACACACTGGCCCGCGAAGCCGGCCCGGTCAGCGTCATCGAAACCCACATCTCGGCCGTGCTGCTGGCCGGCGAGCGCGCCTACAAGCTCAAGAAACCGGTCGATCTGGGCTTTCTGGACTTCACCGGTCTGCGCCAGCGCCGGCACTTCTGCCGCGAAGAACTGCGTCTGAACCGCCGCCTGGCGCCGGACCTTTATCTTTCCGTACTGCCGATCACCGGCACCGCCGCGGCCCCGCGCCTGGGTGGCAGCGGCCGGGCCATCGACTGGGCGGTCGAAATGCGTCGCTTCCCGCAGGAGGCGTCGTTCGATCGTCTGCTCGCAGGCGGGCAGCTCGAAGGCACGCACATCGATGCGCTCGCCGAGTGCATCGCGGCCTTTCACCAGCGCCTGCCGCCGGCGCCGGTGGATTCGCCCTACGGCCGCCCCGGCGATCTTCTGCAAGCCGCCCGCGACAACTTCACCGCTTTGCGCGACGGTGCCAGTCCACGCAGCCGCGCGCGACTGGATCGCCTCGCCGCCTGGACCGAGGCCGAATACCGGCGCCGCCGCGCGCTGCTGGCGCGGCGCCGGATCGACGGCCGGGTGCGCGAATGTCACGGCGACCTGCACCTTGGCAACATCGTGTGGCTGGACGGCCAGCCGGTGCCGTTCGACGGCATCGAATTCGACCCCGCCCTGCGCTGGCAGGATGTACACGGCGAGCTGGCCTTCCTGACCATGGACCTGGCCCGCCGCGGCCGGCCGGATCTGGCCCGGCGGGTCCGCGACCGCTACCTGCAGGCCACAGGCGACTATGGCGGCGTGCCACTGATCGACTTTTTCGAGGTCTACCGGGCCCTGGTGCGTGCCAAGGTGGCGCGCCTGCGCGCGGCCGGGGCGCAGGCGCCCGGCCTGCGTTTTCAGGCCCTGCGCGAGTGCATCGGCTGCCTGCGCCTGGCCGAGGCGCTGATCCGCCCGCGCCGGCCGTGGCTGGCCATCACCCACGGCCTGGCCGGCTCCGGCAAGACCCACTACGCCGACTGGCTGGTCGAACGGCTGCCGCTGATCCGCTTGCGCTCGGACGTGGAGCGCAAGCGCCTGCTGGGTCTTGCCGCCGCCGCGCGCACCGGGTCCGGGATCGATCAGGGCGCTTACCAGGCCAAGGTCAGCGCCGCCACCTACCGGCATCTGGCGCGTCTGGCGCGGCGACTGCTTCGCGCCGGCTGGCCGGTGCTGGTGGATGCCAGCTTCCTGGCCGCGGCCGAGCGCCGGCGCTTCGCCGATCTGGCAGCGAGTCTTGGCGTGCCGTTTCGAATCCTCGCCTGCACCGCCCCGCCGGATGTGCTGCGCAGCCGGGTCGAGCGCCGTGCCGCCCAGGCCGGCGATGCCTCGGAGGCGAATCTGGCCGTGCTCGACGCGCAGCGCGCGCGCTACCAGCCGCTCGGCGCGGAGGAACAGGCGCTGGCGATCGTCATCGACACCAGTCGCCCATATGCCGTGCCCGAGTTTATGGATGCTGAGTAGAGGCCACGTCGAACTATTCAGCGTTTCCTTGGCGCGAAAGCCGGGGGGCGGCGCAGGATCATTGCCGCAGCAGCGCCGCTTGCCAGCGCGCTGATCGCAGGGCGTGGCCGGGCGCTTACTCGCTACCTGGAATGCGGGGGAGCTGGTTCAGCAGTGCCGGCAAGGCGGTCTGTACGGTTTCCCAGACCACGTCGAGATTGATGTCGAAGTAGCCGTGGGTGATGCGGTTTCGCATGCCACGCATGCTGCGCCAGGGTACCTGTGGGTGTTGCGCGGCAAATTCGGCGTACTGATCCATGACCTTCGTCGCGGCCTCGCCGATGATGACGAGGCTCATGATCACGGCTTGCTGGGTTCGGCGGTCCGCAAGGAACTGTGTCTTGCTCAGACCGTGGACGAAACTGCGCGCCTCTGTCGCGGCTCGCCGTATGTGGTCGAGGTAGTCGGGTAGGCGGTTCCCGTTCATACCGGCTGTGCCTGGGCAAGAATCTGCGCGCGGAATCTGGCTGGTAAATCGCCGGGGGTCAGCAGATCGACCCGAACGCCAAGCAGGTCTTCCAGTTCGGCCTGCAAGCCTCCGAGGTCGAACAGCGTTGCTCCGGGTAACGCATCTACCAACAGGTCCAGATCGCTGCCCTCTTCGTCGGTGCCGTGGAGTACCGATCCGAAAATGCGCGGGTTGGCGGAGTGAAAGCGGCCGGCTGCCTCGCGCACGGCGCTTCGTTTGAGGTCAAGGGCAACGGAGGGTTTCATCGCGGTCCACTGCGACTTCGGAGTTCATGGTTCTGTCCGCACCGAAAACGCGCCACGGACCAGTGTACTGACTGCCGTTCCCATCGTCCTCACGGTCAGGGCTCGTAACCCAGATTCGGCGCCAGCCAGCGCTCGGCCTGCGCCAGTGTCCAGCCCTTGCGCCGGGCGTAGTCCTCGACCTGATCGCGGCCGATGTCGCCGACACCGAAGTAGCGCGCCTGCGGGTGAGCGATGTACCAGCCGCTGACGGCCGCCGTCGGCAGCATGGCGAAATGTTCGGTGATGGTCATGCCGGCGTTGCGCTCGGCATCCAGCAGCTGCCAGAGCGTGGCTTTTTCGGTGTGCTCGGGGCAGGCCGGGTAGCCCGGCGCGGGGCGGATGCCCTGGTACTGCTCGTCGATCAGGGCTGCGTTGTCCAGCGTTTCGCCCTGCGCATATCCCCACAGATCGGTGCGCACGCGCTGGTGCAGGCGCTCGGCGAGCGCCTCCGCGAGCCGGTCGGCCAGGGCCTTGAGCAGGATGGCGCTGTAGTCGTCGTGCGCCGCCTCGAAGCGCGCCACGTGCGCATCGATGCCGATGCCGGCGGTGCAGGCAAAGGCGCCCAGCCAGTCGGCGACGCCGCTGTCACGTGGCGCGACGTAATCGGCGAGGCACAGGTTCGGCACGCCGGCCGGTTTTTCCTGCTGCTGGCGCAGGTGGTGCAGCGTGGCCAGCACCGTGCTGCGCGTGTCGTCGGTGTACAGCTCGATGTCGTCGCCGACGGAGTTGGCCGCAAAC
This Immundisolibacter cernigliae DNA region includes the following protein-coding sequences:
- a CDS encoding DUF86 domain-containing protein — its product is MNGNRLPDYLDHIRRAATEARSFVHGLSKTQFLADRRTQQAVIMSLVIIGEAATKVMDQYAEFAAQHPQVPWRSMRGMRNRITHGYFDINLDVVWETVQTALPALLNQLPRIPGSE
- a CDS encoding glutathione S-transferase family protein, coding for MLKLYGQFMSRAQRCLWTLEELGVPYEHVKTNQGAGESRTPEFLKINPNGHVPVLQDGDFVLWESMAIAQYVAKKYGQGSLWPASVEDEGRVFQWALWASLEMEIYVVNYLRHAMLYPPEKRRPELAKEATDTLPAPLRVLNDSLAGKDYLVGNRFSVADINVATVLLLADIYKQIGVDQYPNIIAWLNRVAARPAWQKLPTLK
- a CDS encoding Hsp20/alpha crystallin family protein — protein: MAEKSTQVEVRKTTPGAGVGQSLTSLRERWDHLFDDFFADFPRWPSLRRPLDIEPLRLLTGGDLTPAVDIKEQDNGYLISAELPGMDEKDIAVEVQDDLLTVRGEKRAEREEKDKGYHLTERSYGSFTRSFRLPPDADAGQASASFSKGVLSISVPKSAEAHSKVKKIDVKAS
- a CDS encoding AAA family ATPase, whose translation is MLDALVDTLAREAGPVSVIETHISAVLLAGERAYKLKKPVDLGFLDFTGLRQRRHFCREELRLNRRLAPDLYLSVLPITGTAAAPRLGGSGRAIDWAVEMRRFPQEASFDRLLAGGQLEGTHIDALAECIAAFHQRLPPAPVDSPYGRPGDLLQAARDNFTALRDGASPRSRARLDRLAAWTEAEYRRRRALLARRRIDGRVRECHGDLHLGNIVWLDGQPVPFDGIEFDPALRWQDVHGELAFLTMDLARRGRPDLARRVRDRYLQATGDYGGVPLIDFFEVYRALVRAKVARLRAAGAQAPGLRFQALRECIGCLRLAEALIRPRRPWLAITHGLAGSGKTHYADWLVERLPLIRLRSDVERKRLLGLAAAARTGSGIDQGAYQAKVSAATYRHLARLARRLLRAGWPVLVDASFLAAAERRRFADLAASLGVPFRILACTAPPDVLRSRVERRAAQAGDASEANLAVLDAQRARYQPLGAEEQALAIVIDTSRPYAVPEFMDAE
- a CDS encoding nucleotidyltransferase family protein; this translates as MKPSVALDLKRSAVREAAGRFHSANPRIFGSVLHGTDEEGSDLDLLVDALPGATLFDLGGLQAELEDLLGVRVDLLTPGDLPARFRAQILAQAQPV